The Lynx canadensis isolate LIC74 chromosome D1, mLynCan4.pri.v2, whole genome shotgun sequence genome has a segment encoding these proteins:
- the FIBIN gene encoding fin bud initiation factor homolog, with product MVLLKFLWMGFFCHLCQGYFDGPLYPEMSNGTLHHYFVPDGDYEENDDPEKCQLLFRVSDHRRCSQGEGSQASSLLSLSLREEFTVLGRQVEDAGRVLEGISKSISYDLDGEESYGKYLRRESHQIGDAYSNSDKSLTELESKFKQGQEQDSRQESRLNEDFLGMLVHTRSLLKETLDISVGLRDKYELLALTIRSHGTRLGRLKNDYLKV from the coding sequence ATGGTGCTGCTGAAGTTCCTCTGGATGGGTTTCTTCTGCCACCTGTGTCAGGGCTACTTCGATGGCCCTCTGTATCCGGAGATGTCCAATGGGACCCTGCACCACTATTTCGTGCCCGACGGGGACTATGAAGAAAATGATGACCCCGAGAAGTGCCAGCTGCTCTTCAGGGTGAGTGACCACCGGCGCTGCtcccagggggaggggagccaggccaGCAGTCTGCTGAGCCTCAGCCTTCGGGAGGAGTTCACCGTGCTGGGCCGCCAGGTGGAGGATGCTGGGCGTGTCCTAGAGGGCATCAGCAAGAGCATCTCCTACGACCTGGACGGGGAAGAGAGCTATGGCAAGTACCTGCGGCGGGAGTCCCACCAGATCGGGGACGCCTACTCCAACTCGGACAAGTCCCTCACTGAGCTGGAAAGCAAGTTTAAGCAGGGCCAGGAACAGGACAGCCGGCAAGAGAGCAGGCTCAACGAGGACTTCTTGGGGATGCTGGTCCACACCAGGTCCCTGCTAAAGGAAACACTCGACATCTCTGTGGGGCTCAGGGACAAATACGAGCTGCTGGCCCTCACCATCCGGAGCCATGGGACCCGGCTGGGTCGGCTGAAAAATGATTATCTTAAAGTGTAG